The following proteins are co-located in the Polymorphospora rubra genome:
- a CDS encoding bifunctional riboflavin kinase/FAD synthetase yields the protein MQRWRGYDAAPGGWGRAVVTIGVFDGVHKGHQATITHAVKRASDLGVKSVVLTFDPHPAEVVRPGSHPAVLTEPARKAELIEALGVDVLCVLPFTAAFSRLPPEGFVHDVLVEHLHAALVVVGENFRFGHRAAGDVDLLTRLGRTFGFAVEGAPLVSRDGTVFSSTYIRAGVDAGDVEAAARALGRPHRLEGVVVRGDQRGREIGFPTANLLCHRYAAVPADGIYAAWLVRRGQRYRAAVSIGTNPTFSGRERRVEAYVLDFDGDLYGERLALDFVAHLREMRRYDGVEPLVRQMALDVERTREVLTTG from the coding sequence ATGCAGCGCTGGCGGGGGTACGACGCGGCACCGGGCGGCTGGGGTCGCGCGGTGGTGACGATCGGGGTGTTCGACGGTGTCCACAAGGGCCACCAGGCGACCATCACACACGCCGTGAAGCGGGCCAGCGACCTCGGCGTGAAGTCGGTGGTGCTGACGTTCGACCCGCATCCGGCGGAGGTGGTCCGGCCCGGTTCGCACCCGGCGGTGCTGACCGAGCCGGCCCGCAAGGCGGAGCTGATCGAGGCGCTCGGCGTCGACGTGTTGTGTGTCCTGCCGTTCACGGCCGCCTTCTCCCGGCTGCCGCCGGAGGGGTTCGTGCACGACGTCCTGGTCGAGCACCTGCACGCGGCACTGGTCGTGGTGGGGGAGAACTTCCGGTTCGGGCACCGGGCGGCCGGTGACGTCGACCTGCTCACCCGGCTCGGGCGTACGTTCGGGTTCGCGGTCGAGGGGGCACCGCTGGTGTCCCGGGACGGCACGGTGTTCTCGTCGACGTACATCCGGGCCGGCGTGGACGCCGGTGACGTCGAGGCGGCGGCTCGGGCACTGGGCCGTCCGCACCGGCTGGAGGGTGTCGTCGTACGCGGCGACCAGCGCGGCCGGGAGATCGGCTTCCCGACCGCGAACCTGCTGTGTCACCGCTACGCGGCGGTGCCCGCCGACGGGATCTACGCCGCCTGGCTGGTGCGTCGGGGCCAGCGGTACCGGGCGGCGGTGTCGATCGGCACCAACCCGACGTTCAGCGGGCGGGAGCGGCGGGTCGAGGCGTACGTCCTGGACTTCGACGGCGACCTCTACGGCGAGCGGCTGGCGTTGGACTTCGTGGCGCACCTGCGCGAGATGCGCCGTTACGACGGTGTGGAGCCGCTGGTCCGGCAGATGGCCCTGGACGTCGAGCGGACCCGTGAGGTGCTGACGA